In the Pontibacillus sp. HMF3514 genome, TTTATTCCATATTCCTTCTCCACACATGACTCCTAACCATATGCTTACGTTAGGAAAAAGAATTCATGAACGCCTTGCGAATGAAGATATTGATGGAATTGTTGTAACACACGGAACTGATACACTTGAAGAAACAGCTTTTTTTCTAGACATTTACTTACAAACACGTAAACCTGTAATCGTAACGGGCGCAATGAGATCAATTAATGAGGTTGGTTCTGATGGCCTTTATAATCTTATGACATCTGTCAGAGTAGCATGCTCTGAAGAGGCTCAGGATAAAGGGGTTTTAGTTGTCATGAATGATGAAATTCATACAGCTAAGAACGTCACAAAAACTTCAACCAGTAACATTGCTACATTCCAAAGCCCACAATATGGTCCTATTGGAATTATTACAAAGCGAAATATCTTATTCCACCATTCATTAACTAGGAGAGAATCCTATCCAGTACAGCATTTAAAAAAGCAGGTTGGCCTTGTTAAAACCTATGCTGGTATGGAAGGATCTATCTTCGAAGCCTTTGAGAACGCTGGTATAGATGGCCTGGTAATTGAAGCACTTGGACAGGGAAATGTTCCACCAACAATTGTCCAACCCCTGCAACAATTATTAGATAAAGAAATACCTATAGTTCTTGTATCCCGTTGCTACCAAGGAATCGTACAAGATGTTTATAGCTATGAAGGTGGAGGGAGCTCACTAAAAGATATGGGCGTAATCTTTTCAAACGGCTTAACCGGTCCGAAAGCACGAATTAAACTACTGATTGCGTTAGAAATGACAGATAATCATAATGAACTGATGGCCATGTTTGCTTAATGCACACGGAAGAGGTGATAGAAGCATACTAGTTGCCGGGCGCTGGAGCTGTATGTGGCCACGCCCTCACAAAAGAGTTATACACAAGCAAATAACTTTATAATTTCCATAGAAAAAGATCCGCTCCCCTATCTATTAAGACTAGGGAGCGGATCTTTTTATTCTTCACCCGTTATATCTTTTGCGATGTGTTCACCGTGATGACGGCCATTTTCAATAAAGATCTCATTATTGTTATAGCCAGCTGCAATCACACCTGAAATATAGATCCCAGGAACATTTGTCTCCATCGTATTTTCATTGAAAGTTGGTCGTCCTGTTTCTTCATCAATGGTTACACCCATTTTTTGTAGAAAACCATGGTCAGGACGGTAACCTGTCATGGCAAAAACGAAATCATTATCGATGACTTTTTCTTGATCGCCAACCTGATAGTAAATGTGATCTGTATCGATTTTAGTAACATTTGCATTAAATTCCATGGATACGACACCTTTATCTACTAATGCAGTAAACTCAGGTAAGATCCATGGCTTTACGCTTTGAGAATAATCGGATCCTCTATACAAGACGGTTACATTCGCTTCTGCTTTCACCAGCTCTAGCGCTGCATCTACAGCAGAGTTTTTACCGCCAATTATCGCAACATTTTTTCCAAAGTATGGGTGAGCTTCTTTGAAGTAGTGACTTACTTTATCTAGGCTTTCCCCTTCAATACCCATGTAATTAGGTTGATCGTAATATCCTGTAGCAATTACTACTTGATTAGCTTTATAAAATGTCTGCTCACCAGATTGTTTTTCGGTGCAAACTTCAAAGCCATCCTCTGTGTTATGAACCTTCATAACACGTTCATATGTGTTCACACGCAATTCTTTTCTTCTTGAAACAGAACGATAATAAGCTAATGCTTGATTACGTACTGGTTTTTTATGTTCTGTAATGAAGGGTACTTTCCCAATTTCAAGTTTTTCACTTGAACTAAAGAATGTTTGGTGTGTTGGATAATGATAAATTGAGTTTACAACATTCCCTTTTTCAATAAGGAGTGGATTAATCCCTCTCTCTTGTAATTCGATAGCTGTGGACATTCCACATGGGCCAGCTCCTATGATGATTACGTCTTCGGTTTGCACAAAAGTTCACTCCTCTATAATTAACAAACATTAAATTTCATTAAAATAAAAACATCTCCCACCAATATAATGATAGGAGATGCCTTAAAAAGATTCAACCTAAATCCATCCACGGAAACGTGCTGCTTCAGCCATTTTTCTTACACCGACCATATAAGCAGCTAAACGCATATCAATACGTCTCGTATCTGCCGTGTTATAAACCGTATTAAATCCTTTTACCATAACTTTATGAAGTTTCTCTTCAACTTCTTCCTCGCTCCAGTAATAACCCTGGTTGTTCTGAACCCATTCGAAATAAGAAACGGTTACACCACCAGCTGAAGCTAAAACATCCGGAACAAGTAAGATATCTCGTTCAGAGAGAATGCGTGTCCCTTCCATAGTAGTAGGGCCGTTTGCCGCTTCAACTACGATAGAAGCCTTTATATTATGAGCATTGTCTTCTGTGATCTGGTTCTCAATTGCTGCTGGAACTAGAATATCACAATCTAATTCAAGCAATTCTTCATTTGTAATGGTATTTTTAAACAAGTTGGTCACAGTCCCAAAACTATCTCTGCGATCAAGTAAATATTCAACATCTAAACCTTCAGGATCATGTAATGCACCTTGCGCATCAGAAATACCAATGACTTTAGCTCCTGCATCATACATAAACTTAGCTAGGAAGCTTCCTGCATTACCAAAGCCTTGAATAACTACGCGAGCTCCCTCGATGTTAATATCTTTCTTCTTTGCTGCTTCTTCTATGCAAATGGTAACACCTTTTGCTGTAGCAGATTCTCTACCGTGAGACCCACCTAAAACAAGTGGTTTTCCTGTAATAAATCCAGGATTATTAAATTCATCAATTCGGCTATACTCATCCATCATCCAAGCCATAATTTGTGAATTGGTAAACACGTCTGGGGCTGGTATATCTTTGTTTGGTCCAACAATCTGACTAATTGCACGAACATAGCCTCGGCTTAAACCTTCAAGCTCTCGGAATGACATTTCACGTGGATCACAGAGGATACCACCTTTACCTCCACCATAAGGTAAGTCAACAATTCCGGCTTTAAGACTCATCCAGATTGAAAGAGCTTTTACCTCTTTCTCTGTTACATTGGGGTGAAAACGTA is a window encoding:
- a CDS encoding asparaginase, encoding MKKILILHTGGTISMKENKQTGEVAPQGEHPLLEVLPSLSGIADIQDEVLFHIPSPHMTPNHMLTLGKRIHERLANEDIDGIVVTHGTDTLEETAFFLDIYLQTRKPVIVTGAMRSINEVGSDGLYNLMTSVRVACSEEAQDKGVLVVMNDEIHTAKNVTKTSTSNIATFQSPQYGPIGIITKRNILFHHSLTRRESYPVQHLKKQVGLVKTYAGMEGSIFEAFENAGIDGLVIEALGQGNVPPTIVQPLQQLLDKEIPIVLVSRCYQGIVQDVYSYEGGGSSLKDMGVIFSNGLTGPKARIKLLIALEMTDNHNELMAMFA
- a CDS encoding YpdA family putative bacillithiol disulfide reductase, translated to MQTEDVIIIGAGPCGMSTAIELQERGINPLLIEKGNVVNSIYHYPTHQTFFSSSEKLEIGKVPFITEHKKPVRNQALAYYRSVSRRKELRVNTYERVMKVHNTEDGFEVCTEKQSGEQTFYKANQVVIATGYYDQPNYMGIEGESLDKVSHYFKEAHPYFGKNVAIIGGKNSAVDAALELVKAEANVTVLYRGSDYSQSVKPWILPEFTALVDKGVVSMEFNANVTKIDTDHIYYQVGDQEKVIDNDFVFAMTGYRPDHGFLQKMGVTIDEETGRPTFNENTMETNVPGIYISGVIAAGYNNNEIFIENGRHHGEHIAKDITGEE
- a CDS encoding Glu/Leu/Phe/Val dehydrogenase, with amino-acid sequence MVADKVADSGNENNDKLDVLKSTQTVVSNALDKLGYPKEVFDLLKEPVRMMTVRIPVRMDDGSIKIFTGYRAQHNDAVGPTKGGVRFHPNVTEKEVKALSIWMSLKAGIVDLPYGGGKGGILCDPREMSFRELEGLSRGYVRAISQIVGPNKDIPAPDVFTNSQIMAWMMDEYSRIDEFNNPGFITGKPLVLGGSHGRESATAKGVTICIEEAAKKKDINIEGARVVIQGFGNAGSFLAKFMYDAGAKVIGISDAQGALHDPEGLDVEYLLDRRDSFGTVTNLFKNTITNEELLELDCDILVPAAIENQITEDNAHNIKASIVVEAANGPTTMEGTRILSERDILLVPDVLASAGGVTVSYFEWVQNNQGYYWSEEEVEEKLHKVMVKGFNTVYNTADTRRIDMRLAAYMVGVRKMAEAARFRGWI